One Nostoc sp. CENA543 genomic window, AATCAATTGCCGATGAATTTTGACTATACCTATTACAAGACCCAAAACTGATTCATATATAAATTCTACTATTGTCTTAGGCTGATAGGCTCAACATTTCCTATGCCACAACTAAAGTCAAAATCCCCACGTTCTAAAAAAAGGAAGTTAAAGAAAGAATCAACAGATTCTACACTGACTCTTAAAGAAAGACTAGCTCAAAAACGTAAAGCCAACCAGGAACGTAAAGAACTGATTAGTATTCTGACTACAGTTTCATTAGTTAGCTTTTTAGTCGGATTAGTCATGTTTTTGGTAGCAGGAGTTAAGGTGGCAATTCCCAGTATTTTGGGCATAATTGTCATGTCTCTTGCTTATAAATATCCACGTACAGGACTCATAGCTTTCCTCATTTACGTACCAGCTGGTGGCACAATCACATATTACATAGGCAATAGCCCTATCTTGCAATTGGCTAAAGATGCTTTTTACTTTCCTGCCCTAATTGCGATTTGGCAAATGTGCCGAAGACAAAAGTTACCTTTCATCATTCCGTCAGCAATTAAAACTCCACTTTTCATTGTATTTAGCCTGTCTATATTAACTTTGCTGTTCATAAACGGTGGGCAGCAACTAAATCCACCAAGTACAGGATTTGTACAAGAAGCCACCAGCGAAATACCAATAGGTATGGGGATTTTGGGGTTAAAAGTATTTTTAGGTTACATACCATTAATTGGTTGTGTTTACTATTTAATTCGCAATAAGCAAGATTTTTTGTTCATATCGCGCTTACAGATTATCTTAATTCTTGTATGTGGAGGATTAGGTATATTACAGTATCTATTATTATTAACAGGAGTATGTGAAGGTACCAGAAATGCAGTAGGATCAGATTTATTTAAAGCTACATTAGATGCGCGATGCTATTTTGGTGGTTCTCTATTATACAGTCCAGAAGAAGGCGTTATTCGATTGCCGGGAACGTTTGTGGCTCCCTGGCAATGGGCATGGTTCTTGATTTCTAGCACGTTTTTCGCCTTTGCTACTGGGTTTTCAGACCCTTCTATAATTTGGCGGTTTATGGGTCTTGGGTCTACGGCTGTCTTATTCATCAATGCCGTTGTCTCTGGACAAAGAATTGCTCTCGGCTTAGTCCCAACCTGCTTTATCGTTCTGTTAATCTTAACTGGTCAAATTGCTAACCTCAAACGCTTTATTCCGATCGGTGTAGGACTAGCCGCTATCTTAGGAATAGCAATGTTAGCCTACCCTACAGTAGTTCAAGAAAGACTTGATAGTTTTTTTGGACGTTGGGATGCTTCACCACCCCATGAATTTATTGTTCAGCAGTTTGAAGAAAACTGGAAAAACGTTGATACTCCCATAGGGAGTGGTTTGGGTAGAGCCACAAATTCTGCACGCAGTTTGGGTTCAACTAAGCTAGTTGAAACCTATTATCCTAAAGTTTTATATGAAGTTGGTATTGTAGGTTTATTGGGTTTCTTGTCCTTAGTTACTACCCTGACAATTACGGCTTTTAAGACTTATCGTTCTATAAAAAACCGTAACTTACGTACTTATGGAGCGGCTTTATGGGTGTTTATATTGTTTATCAGTTATAACACCTATTATTACCCCTTAGATGTAGATCCAGTAGCTGTTTATTATTGGTTTTTTGCTGGAATACTTTTTAAATTACCTGTACTCGACAAACAAGAAAAGAAACATGAAGAAATGTTGGAATCAGCGAAGAAGTGATTGATTCACTACAAAAAAATAAAAGTATTAGCTGTGTTCAGGACTGCCTTTTGCTTCCAAGTATCTTTAGTCCTTCACTATTGATATGCTTCTCTTAGAAATTTACGTTATCCATCTTCATTTCACTTTCCGGAACAAGTAGTTCAGGAGCTAAATCATCCAGAAACATAAAAGGGTTTAATATTGATTCATGGCTACAATTATAGCTATAGTTACCAAGATAAGGACGTAAACTATCAAGAATTACCAACTGCATCTATCCTAAATTTCAATGGCTAAACTTATAGTGATGATTTCCAGCAAAAGGTAACGCCAACAATTGAGTTGGAAGGTTTCAATATCAATAAATGTGAAGCAAGCCTTCTGTTCAATAATTCAGTCGCAACAAGATTAACTTGTGGTGCCAGCGCACAGTCAAAACAGGTGATTCCAAGCCCAAACAGAAGAAAGCATAGTGACAGAAGGGTAATTATCAGCGATTAGGGAAAGTTTCTCATCTTTGTCAAAGAGTATGGGAATAAAATCCAAAGTGAAATAGTACGGCTATGGAGAGGAGAAATTAGCCAAGACGCAATACCAGTCCAGTACGAAAGAGACTATTGTGGCGTAGAAAGCCTGACAGTGGGGAGTTGAAGGGGGGAGAGAAAAAAAGAGACGAAAAAATTTTGAGGAAAGAGTTGACAATCCCGGAAGGGTTAGATATATTGAGTAAGTGCCTGAGAGGCGAGCGCGACGAAGCGCAGTCCGGGCGACCGAACCTTGAAAAAATTATAGTTTGAAAGCCAGAAAAAAACAACTAGCCTGCGTCAAGAAAAATACAACACCAGGCTGAGGTGTAGAAAGAGCAGCCAAAGAAAGAGCTAAACAAACAATCTAACAAAACGGAGAGTTTGATCCTGGCTCAGGATGAACGCTGGCGGTATGCTTAACACATGCAAGTCGAACGGAATCTTAGGATTCAGTGGCGGACGGGTGAGTAACGCGTGAGAATCTAGCTCTAGGTCGGGGACAACCACTGGAAACGGTGGCTAATACCGGATGTGCCGAAAGGTAAAAGGCTTGCTGCCTAGAGATGAGC contains:
- the hpsL gene encoding hormogonium polysaccharide biosynthesis protein HpsL yields the protein MPQLKSKSPRSKKRKLKKESTDSTLTLKERLAQKRKANQERKELISILTTVSLVSFLVGLVMFLVAGVKVAIPSILGIIVMSLAYKYPRTGLIAFLIYVPAGGTITYYIGNSPILQLAKDAFYFPALIAIWQMCRRQKLPFIIPSAIKTPLFIVFSLSILTLLFINGGQQLNPPSTGFVQEATSEIPIGMGILGLKVFLGYIPLIGCVYYLIRNKQDFLFISRLQIILILVCGGLGILQYLLLLTGVCEGTRNAVGSDLFKATLDARCYFGGSLLYSPEEGVIRLPGTFVAPWQWAWFLISSTFFAFATGFSDPSIIWRFMGLGSTAVLFINAVVSGQRIALGLVPTCFIVLLILTGQIANLKRFIPIGVGLAAILGIAMLAYPTVVQERLDSFFGRWDASPPHEFIVQQFEENWKNVDTPIGSGLGRATNSARSLGSTKLVETYYPKVLYEVGIVGLLGFLSLVTTLTITAFKTYRSIKNRNLRTYGAALWVFILFISYNTYYYPLDVDPVAVYYWFFAGILFKLPVLDKQEKKHEEMLESAKK